In a single window of the Dinghuibacter silviterrae genome:
- a CDS encoding nucleotidyltransferase family protein gives MSAKLHKDSILATLSANRPMLASYGVSRIGLFGSYVRNQATAHSDIDLLVDIRKEKKTFSNFLSLNRFLEDLFDKKVELVTTQSLSPYIGPHILKTVEYVAVTD, from the coding sequence ATGAGCGCTAAGTTACATAAAGACAGCATTTTAGCGACACTTTCGGCGAATAGGCCGATGTTGGCATCATATGGCGTCAGCCGTATCGGACTTTTTGGCTCTTATGTAAGGAATCAAGCCACTGCTCATAGTGATATAGATTTGCTGGTTGACATCCGAAAGGAGAAAAAGACCTTTTCTAATTTCTTATCATTAAATCGTTTTCTTGAGGACCTCTTTGATAAAAAAGTGGAACTGGTAACCACCCAATCTCTTAGCCCATACATTGGTCCGCACATTCTTAAAACGGTAGAATATGTCGCTGTCACAGACTGA
- a CDS encoding HepT-like ribonuclease domain-containing protein, with product MKESSQCTFEEFLANDRLTRAVCRSLEIIGEASNKITPDFKEKYSFVPWRDMSDIRNKIIHHYFGVDYDIIWDTINTNIPQLKEGIEVIFSKEQE from the coding sequence TTGAAAGAATCCAGTCAATGCACCTTCGAAGAATTCCTGGCAAATGATCGTTTGACCAGAGCTGTTTGCCGCAGCCTTGAAATAATTGGTGAAGCCAGTAACAAAATTACCCCGGACTTCAAAGAGAAGTACTCTTTTGTTCCATGGCGCGATATGAGCGACATTCGTAACAAAATAATTCATCACTATTTCGGGGTGGATTACGATATCATATGGGACACCATCAATACGAACATTCCGCAGCTCAAAGAGGGCATTGAAGTCATATTTTCAAAGGAACAAGAATAA